One Nostoc punctiforme PCC 73102 DNA window includes the following coding sequences:
- a CDS encoding thioesterase II family protein, with product MTTRPSFNSWVICPQPNPQANLRLFCFAYAGGSAAIFRTWPNNLPSNVEVCAVEYPGRGRQIKSAPLTRLEPLVEAIAPVLLPYLDKPFAFFGHSMGGLVSFELTRLLRFQYNLAPFHLFISARRAPQLPPIKPPLHILSDHDLQNELHSLNGTPKAVLESEELMQIFLPILRADFAVLETYIYNPKQPLECPISVFGGLQDQDISHEALQAWREQTIAAFSLHEFNGDHFFIHSHQELLLKLIYQELQMRNGS from the coding sequence ATGACAACTAGACCAAGCTTCAATTCCTGGGTTATCTGTCCCCAACCAAATCCGCAAGCAAACTTGCGTTTATTCTGCTTTGCCTACGCTGGTGGTAGCGCGGCAATTTTTCGCACTTGGCCTAATAATCTACCTAGTAATGTCGAAGTCTGTGCTGTGGAATATCCGGGACGGGGAAGGCAGATTAAGTCTGCACCCTTGACGCGATTAGAACCTCTTGTGGAAGCGATCGCTCCAGTTCTGTTACCATACTTAGACAAACCATTCGCCTTTTTCGGTCATAGTATGGGCGGATTAGTTAGCTTCGAGTTGACCCGTCTACTTCGCTTTCAGTATAATCTTGCTCCCTTTCACCTCTTCATCTCTGCTCGTCGCGCTCCGCAATTGCCACCCATAAAACCACCCCTCCACATCCTCTCAGACCATGATTTGCAAAACGAGCTACACAGTCTTAACGGTACACCTAAAGCAGTGTTAGAAAGCGAGGAACTAATGCAGATATTTCTCCCGATTTTGCGGGCAGATTTTGCAGTTCTAGAAACTTATATTTACAATCCAAAGCAGCCACTGGAGTGTCCTATTAGTGTTTTTGGTGGTTTGCAAGACCAAGACATTAGTCATGAAGCTTTGCAAGCATGGCGAGAACAGACCATCGCTGCTTTCTCATTACATGAGTTCAACGGCGACCACTTTTTCATCCATTCACACCAAGAATTATTACTTAAACTTATATATCAAGAATTGCAGATGCGTAACGGTAGCTGA
- a CDS encoding ExbD/TolR family protein, whose protein sequence is MRLPDEPELPLQINIVPMIDVIFAILTFFIMSTLFLTRSEGLPVNLPKASTAKQQQVPTRITITVDDKEQVSLNRKPIAVDDVTEQVRALVGSNSDVLVIINADEKVDYGRVVAVMDRVRKVEGAKLAIATQK, encoded by the coding sequence ATGCGTCTACCAGATGAGCCAGAACTTCCATTACAGATCAACATCGTGCCGATGATTGATGTGATTTTTGCAATTTTGACATTTTTTATCATGTCAACTCTGTTTTTAACCCGTTCAGAAGGGTTACCAGTAAATTTACCGAAGGCTAGCACAGCAAAACAACAGCAAGTTCCAACTAGAATTACCATTACGGTAGATGACAAAGAACAGGTAAGTCTGAACCGGAAACCAATTGCAGTTGATGATGTAACAGAACAAGTACGTGCTTTAGTTGGTTCTAACTCAGACGTGTTGGTGATTATTAATGCTGATGAGAAAGTTGATTATGGTCGAGTAGTAGCGGTGATGGATCGGGTTCGTAAAGTTGAAGGGGCAAAGTTAGCGATCGCTACCCAAAAATAA